The genomic window ACTAGAGTCACAAATGTTAGTTCAGGAAAAATATAGTAATGATAAAACAGTAATTGCACCTAAGATTAGACTCTTTCAAGGCATCGCTAAGGCAAAGTTGACAATTGAAAGTTTACCATTAAAGCTTTATCCTCAAAAGAAAAAGACTCCATTTTTTATTCAATGGTTGCCAGATAGAGTTATTCCTAAAGTTGCTCAGATTAATCCAGACATAATTAATTTGCATTGGATTAGTGCAGGTTTTATGCAGATAGAAACATTCCCTAAACTGAAGCGTCCTCTAGTTTGGACTCTCCATGACATGTGGGGGTTTACTGGCGGGTGTCACGTTACTGGAGAATGCGATCGCTATAAAGTATCCTGTGGAGCTTGTCCTCAACTGAACAGTGGTAAAGAATGGGATTTCTCCCGTTGGGTATGGCAACGCAAAGTAAAAGCTTGGAAAAATTTGAATTTAACTTTAGTTTCACCAAGTCATTGGTTAGCGCAGTGCGCTCATTCCAGTTCTTTGTTTCAGAATTTGCGAGTTGAGGTAATTCCCCACGGACTGGATACTCAAAAATATCGACCTATTAATCAACATTTTGCACGAGAAGCACTCAATCTACCCCAAGATAAGAAGCTGATGCTGTTTGGAGCGATAGAAGCAACAAGCGATAGAAATAAAGGATTTCATTTGTTGCAACCAGCTCTACAAGAATTGAGTAAATCTGGCTGGAAGGATGACTTGGAAGTTGCCATTTTTGGGGCATCTCAACCCGATAATCCACCTGATTTGGGCTTAAAAATACACTATTTGGGACACTTACACGATGATATATCTTTAGCAACTGTTTACTCAGCAGCTGATGTGATGCTTGTACCGTCTCTTCAAGAATCTTTTGGACAAACAGCTTCTGAATCACTCGCTTGTGGTACTCCAGTTGTTGCGTTTAATTCTACTGGCTTAAAAGATATTGTTGATCATCAGCAGAACGGGTATTTGGCTAAACCTTATGAAGTTGAGGATTTTGCCAAAGGAATTACCTGGGTACTTGAAAATGAGCAGAGGCTGCACAAGCTGTCATTCTATGCTCGTGAGAAAGCTGAACAAGAATTCACTCTGGAACTTCAAGCACGTCGTTATTTAGCTTTGTTTCAGGAAATATTGATTACAACAAATAAATCTTCATTCATTAATTAACTTAGGAAATAAACACTTCATAATATGTCAATACCTATAGCGTTTATAATTTGTACAGAACCTGGTCGTTTAGAAGGTCAATCTTTGATGCTTGCAGAAAGTATTCGTAAGTTCTGCGGTGAATTGAAAAATACACCTATATATAGTTTTCATCCTAGAGTGGGTGAACCGATATCAAAGCAAACCCAACAAGCGTTTGAAGCGTTGCAGGTGACTCATCGACAAGTTCCTATAAATCAAGAATTTCATGAATATTATTTAGCCAATAAACCCCTGGTTTGTGCCTATGCTGAACAACATATCGATGCAAAAATATTAGTTTTTTTAGACAGTGACAAATGCTTTTTTTATGAGCCAAAGGAATTTTTATTGCCAGTAAATTGTAACATTCGCATACGTCCTGAGTATGGTCAAGGAATTGGTTCTACAGGTCTGCGAGACCCTCAAGAATGGTACTGGCAAAAACTATATGAAGTGCTGAATGTGAAGCGTGAGGTATTTGTTGACACACCAATTGGTAATAAAAAAATCAGAGCCTACTGGAATTCTGGTTTAGTTGCTGTAAGAAGGAGTGCAGGTATATTTACTGCCTGGAAAGAAAACTTTGAGAAGGTAATGCGTATGAATATTACCCCTCCTCAAGGGATTTATTTTGTGGAACAGTCAGTCTTATCTGTGACTTTATGCTCGCTGGAAGAAAATATTTCTCATTTTTCTTCTGCTTATAGTTATCCATTACCTTTACACAATCGCTTATCTAAAGAATCAAGACTTAAAGCTTGGGATGACATAGTGTCGATACATTATTTTAATTTGTTTTTTTATAATGATTGGAATGCACAAATTCAAAGCTTAAAAAAGTTTAATCGAAGTTCAGATAAATATCAATGGTTATGCGAAGGAGTTGTTAGACATAAAATGCCGCGCACATCAGTGATGCACCGATATATGTTGACTGTGAGGAAAATAGAACAAAAGCTACGCGTGTTTAAATTGAATAGTCAAGTGAGTAATTGGATAGAAAAAATTGCAAAATTTTAAATGATTATTATCACCTTTTAGTTACATAGTTAATTCAGGAAAAGTATTTAAATGTTATTTCACGGTTTTTATATTTTTAGTACTCGGCCGCTTATTGTTTCCTTTCTTGGAAGCTATCCTTTATTGGGGGGAGTGGTTTACGAAAAAAGCAAAATCACATATCAACCTCTACCTAAATGGTTTCGTCCCAAACACGTTTTAGAGCATATCCCTGGGTGGTGTGGAACACCTAAGCAAATGTTACTAAGAAAGATAAAGGCAACCCTACATGGCATTGAGGGAAGAACGCATCACTTAATGGTAAATGCGTCAGATGAAGAAGAATTGCGAAAACGTTTTTTAATTCGTGGAGCGCACTTCAACCAAAATTTTTATATTAATGAATATTTATATCAAGTTATCGAGCAACCAAAGCTTTATGATGCAATTTACACGGCACAACTCAATCAATCAAAGCGTCTTGGGCTGGCAAAAAACGTAGATAAATTGATGGTTGTATCCTATGGTGGTGACTTACATAAATTCTGTCCGGAATTGAAACATGCAGATTTCAACAAAGACTTTATTGCACGTACAGAGTTAGCAAAAAAGTATAATCAGTCCTCTGTCGGTTTGATTCTTTCAGCAGTCGAAGGAGCAAATCTAGCATCAAGCGAGTACTTACTATGCGGAATTCCTGTTGTCAGTACTCCAAGTAAAGGTGGACGAGATGAATTCTTTACTCCTGAGAACTCCGTTATTGTTGCTCCAGAGTCTGAGAAAGTTGCTGAAGCTGTGCAAACTTTAAAACAGTTAGCACCTGACCCAAAAAAGATTCGAGAACAAACTCTAAAAAAAATGAATGATTGGAGGTTAGCTTATTGCACTTATATCGCTAATCTTATTGAACAAGAAGGTGGTAGAAAAATACAACCAGATATCATGAGGGAAAAATACTTTGCTGCGCCGAATGGCATTCAATCTCGATATATCAAATTAGAAGAATTGCATAAATATAATTGGAAAGATTTTCAGGAGTTTTTTTCTCTATGAAAAATGAAATAAACCTTTAATTTTTGTTTTATAAAATTAGATTAAGATAATAAAAAATACTCTATGAGGCAACCACAGTTAGCAGTAATAATGACTTGTTTTAACAGGCGTGAGACAACTCTGAATTGTCTGCGTGCCTTAGCTCAACAAACAAAGTCTTTTGATGTTTACTTAACTGATGATGGAAGTTATGACGGTACTTCAAAGGCAGTGAGAGCTTTTTATCCACAAGTCCAGATTCTTCAAGGCAATGGGAATCTATTCTGGGTGGGAGGAATGAGACTAGCGTTTGCTGAAGCAATGCAAAAAGATTATGACTATTATCTCTGGTTGAATGACGACACAATACTAGAATCAAACACCCTAGAACGTCTATTGACGCTTCATCAACAATTATTAGAATCTGTTCGAGAAAATTCAATATTAGTTGGTACGACTCAAGATTCAATAACAAGAGAAGCTTCATATGGCGGTGCAGTGAAATCTCGCAAATGGTACTCTAATAAATATGAATTTTTAGGCTCAACTCAGCTTTTTCAAAAATGTGACACGATGTTTGGTAACTGCGTGCTAATTCCTCGTGCGGTTGTAAAAAAAGTAGGGAATCTTGATGCAGCATTTATCCACAGTTTAGGAGACCTAGATTATGGTTTGAGAGCAAGGAAGAATGGTTGCTCGATATGGGTTGTACCTGGATATGTCGGAACCTGTGGTAAAAACTCAATCCGTAACAGTTGGGTAGATACAAAATTATCTGTTTTAGAACGCTTAAGAAAGGTAATTCAAGTCAAAGCATTTCCGCTCAAACCTTGGACTGAATTCTGTCGTCGCCACTCCGGGTTTTTCTGGATAATTTATTGGTGTTTACCTTATATGCGAGCCATTATTGGTTACAAAAACTTGGCTGCATCTCCCACATTTGTAGAAGAAATTCCACAGAGTAGTTCGCAACCTTAAGGAGTTCCAAAATGCAGCAACGGCTTGGTTTTTTAGCGGCAGCACCTCGGATTTCAACACATCCTGATGCAGAGATGTCTGGGCCCCGTTCCCGAGTTTTAGGAATCCTGAAGGGCTTTCAAACACTTGAGTGGAAAATCGAAACATTTATTGTCGGAGATAAAGTTTCAAAAAAATGGTCGGCGAATGGTTCTGGTGAATTAATCAGCAAAGGATTTTTCTACACCTTAGCAGTAGATTTGATGCGTATCGGGCTTGGTGTCATTAACTCGTGGAGAAGCTACCAAGAACTTAAAAATCAAGTTGATTGGGTGTATGAGTACGCTGCGACTTTGCAATGTCTGGGCTGGATATTCCAACGTCAGGGAATACCTTGGATTTTGCAAGCTGAAGCATTACTTTTTTATGAAGCAAAGGCAGAGCGAAAAGCATTGATTTTGTATAGATTAGCTCAATGGATGGAAATCAGAGCATATCGAAAATGCGATGTTTTAGCCTGTGTAAGTGAAACTTTAAAAGAAATTTTAATCCGGGATTTTGGAATTTCAAGTGAAAAAATTGTCTTGATACCAAACGGAGTTGATATTGATTTTATTAATCCTGAACTACATGTCCCCAAGCGAATATTTTCAGGTTTTACTATAGGTTTTATAGGTAGTTTATATGCTTGGGCTGGTTTAGACTTATTAATAGAAACAATATCTGAATTACGAGCCGAAGGCTTAGACATTTCGCTGGTAGTAGTAGGCGATGGGGCAATGAAATCTGCTTGGGAAAAGCAGAGTCAAGAATTAGGTATTTCGCCTTATGTAGCTTTTATAGGTCGAGTTTCTTGGCTAGAAGTACCCCAGTATATCGCTGGTTTTGATGTTGGTTACTCTGGGCAAGTTCAACTACAAATGGGAAAAATGTATCTCTCACCTATGAAACTTTATGAATACATGGCAATGGCTAAACCAGTCATAGCATCAGCTTTTGAAGATGCTAAACGGTTGATTTGCGATCGCAAAACAGGTTTCCTATTTAAACCAGGTGATAAAAATGATTTAAAACGTACCTTATTGGAAGCTTATCATCAAAGAGAAACACTGGCAGAAATGGGACAATTTGCTTGCATTGAGATAGTAAATCATCACAGTTGGGCTGCTAGGGTACAGAACTTAGTTGAAGGTGCTGAACAAATTTTAAAAAAACAGCGATCGCATACTCACTAGTATTAAACCTTTACTCATACAATCTAATACTAAAAAAAATTTATGATCCGGACTTCATCTTATAAACTTCTTGGTGTTCAAGTGGATGCCCTTTCTATCCCTGAGTTAAATTTGTTGATTGAAGAATCTATTGAGCAAAATCAGAAATTGATTATTGCTAATCACAACTTGCATAGTCTTTATCTCTTCCATAATGATCCAACAATGCAAGCTTTTTATGCCAAGGCAGAATATATCCACATTGATGGTATGCCTCTATTGTTTATTGGAAAGCTGTTGGGTTTTCCAATGAAACGAGAACAAAGAGTAACCTATGCTGACTGGGTATGGCCTCTGATGGCAGAAGCAGCTGATAAAGGCTGGCGTGTATTTTATTTAGGTTCAAAGCCAGGAGTTGCTGAACAAGGAGCAAGTATTTTGCGCCAGAGATTTCCTGGTTTACAGATTTCTTGCGCTCATGGCTACATTGATATGGATAAAGATAGTCAAGAAAATCTTGCCACTCTGGCTGCAATTAATGCTTACAAACCCCATGTATTAATGGTGGGGATGGGTATGCCACGCCAAGAGTATTGGATTTCCAAAAATCTTGAACATATTCACACCAACACTATTTTGACTAGTGGAGCCTGCATGGACTATGTAGCAGGAGCAATACCCACTCCTCCTCGCTGGATGGGAAAGGTCGGTCTGGAATGGTCGTATCGCTTGTTATGTGAACCTAAAAGACTTTGGAGACGTTACTTACTTGAGCCTTGGTTTGTTAGCACATTATTTTTACGAGAAATTTGGAGTATCTCAAGTAAACAAAAAAGAAATAAGAAGCCAAGAAAATTTGACGCAGCCTCACAAAGAAATGGTATAAGGCTTAATCATTAATTATAATACTTCTCAATTGAGCGCAATACAGACCTAACAAGAACAGCCCCAACCCTTTGTAGCGTTAGGGAGTAAATTTAAAGCCTCTGACGCCACATGCTTGGCTGTCGGCACCGGGGACGCCAGTCGCTACAGCCCTTCTCAAGACAGGAGACGCTCTTGCGTTCGGGCATCCTACGGCAGGCGCTAGCCTCTCCCAAAGGGAAAGGCTCCTCCTTTTAGGAGAGAGGTCAAAGTGTATTGCGTACAAACCAAAAGCGCTACAGTCAAGATGTTTTATTTAACTTTCATCCTCTTAAATAAGGAAGAATCTCGCCACATACTTCGTTCAGAATGACACTTAAAAGCGCTATTTACATCTGGGTGCGAGTATAAGCTGCTTACTGAAAAGCTTGGGCAATAGCGTTGCGGGCAAGTTTAGGTTTGAGGTTCTCATCGAAGGGAAGCGGACGCAGAAATTTCTGGAACTCTGGATTATCCTTGTATTTTTGTGGCATCCATTGAGGATAACGTATCCAGGTGTGACGATCAGTAATTCCCCATGTAATCACGGTATCAACTCCACCTGCAAAGCACAGCTCAAGAAATCGCTTGTAACTATCCGCTATCATTTGATCGAGCTTTTCAATACTATCAGGAAATGGAGTATCAATAATAATATCTAATTCAGTGATTACTGGTTTAACTTCCAGGTCTTTTAACCGTTTTAAGACGCTACTAAATCCTTTCTCGTCAAAAGGATAGTTCTTAGAAAACCATAGATGCGATTGCAGACCTGCCCAGTCAAGTTTGACCCCATTATTTTTTAGATATTCCACCATTTTTAAATAATGGTCTGATTTCCATGTAGCGCCTTCAATGCCAAAATCATTTAGGCAAAATTTCTTATTTCTATCAACTTCAGCTGCTATTAAAAATAAGTCTCGAATCAATTCTGGTTTTACCCCTCTACGCAAACCATAGCGGTTGTCAGTTCCATCTGGAGTATCAGCGATAATTTCGTTGGCAATATCCCAAGATTTTAAAACCGGACTTTTGCGATAATGCCCCATGACACCAGTAACATGGCGTTCGAGCATTTTAAGAGTAGGGGGGTAAGGAACCCAGTCTGGTTTTGACAAGTGCCAAAAAAGGGTATGACCATGCATTGTCATATTATGCTTTTGGCAGAAATTGGCGATCGCATCTGCTGATTCAAAGGTAAATTTTCCTGGCTCTGGTTCAGTGCCGGCCCATTTTAATTCACCATTTGGTGTCGCAATCGAACATTCACGAGCAATCAGGTCAGCGTAATCCTTCTCTTTTCGCAAAAAGTCACCATCAATTGCTGTGCCATAACGCTTTCCTTTGGCGGCAGCTAATTGCCGAAGTGGAGAATTTACATTTTTAATTAGATTATTTGCTGCGATAGAATTCGTGCTCTGGTCTTCTCTTTGCTTATCCTTTTGTAAAAACCCCATAGTCAATAAGGCAGAAAGGGTAGTGTATCCTGCTCTTGTTAAAAATTTTCTCCGATAAGGCATAAATTGTACTTAATAAAAAACACATAGTTTATTATATTACAGAATAATATTTGATACTTTTTGGGGTTTAGTAACGAAACCCAACCTAGACGGGCATTTGTTGGTTTTCACTACCCTGCCTTAAGCCGCCTCCGGCGTCTACGTTCAACCCAACCTACAATTATCTTTAACTCAACTGTATAAGGAGTTTTTGCTTAAGTTAACACCAATGAGCATTGCTGTGCCCTTACAGTGTGGTCTATTTACCTGAAAATAGTTGTAATAATGGCTGCTTAGAAATCATTTATAAAGTAAAAGTAAAGATAAAGTCGAATTTAATAAGCAAAATACCTAATTGCTTTCTCAAAATGCCTGATTGCTTTCTCAAAATGCTTAATTGTTTCTCATTTCGGTAGATTCAGCAAGTAAAAAGACATATTGCTTTCTCAAAATGCTTGATTGCTTTCTCATTTCGGTAGATTCAGCAAGTAAAAAGGCATATTGCTTTCTCAAAATGCTTGATTGCTTTCTCATTTTGGTAGATTCAGCAAGTAAAAAGGCATATTGCTTTCTCAAAATGCTTAATTGCTTTCTCATTTGAGTTAGGACTTACGCATAAGAGATCCCCCAACCCCCTTAAAAAGGGGGGTTAGGGGGGATCGAGGTTTCAGGTTTTGAGTGCGTAAGTCCTGTGAGTAATTCACGCATTCATTTTGGTGTATCGTTGAGCCGTTAGCAAGCGATGTCTACGACGGGCTGTTCGGCGTCGCCTTTGATTCATTCAGCAAAAATCGTTCAACGGCTTACTGTACTAATATAGTTTTATAAATTAGGTTTCTAGCTCTAGTTATGACAACTCAGTTCTCATGGGCTAAACAGTGGTATCCTATTATCCTTTTAAGCTACTTAGATATTTTGAATCCTACTCCTATCACTCTTCTGGGGAAAAAGCTATGCAAAAAAATGAGTTTATAGCTCAAACTCGATAAGCATTGTTTGTCTACAAATCTCTTGTGGCGAGCCTCCAAACTTCGGAGGCTACTTTGTCTTGCAAGCAAAAGCAGTCCTAATCATTGGTGAAAAGTTAGATCCCCGACTTCTTAGAGAAGTCGGGGATCTGGACAACGCAAATTTTCACAAATCAGATAGGATTGCTATAGTCGTTTGATAACTTCGCGTAGTTTCATGCTACTACTTATCTGTAAAGATAAAATTTCTGTTACAGATATTGCTAATTGAGAAGTCAAAAGTCAATAATATTTTCTCATTTTGGGAAATTTCCTCATTTTGGGAATATTTTGTATCAGAGATTCCCGATCCTATACCCCACAAAAAAGAAGAAACTGCCTGAAAGTCTTATCAAACAGATATTTCGTTTATTGAGTACATTATTAATACATATGAATAGATGCAATATTGCAGATGAGATATTAATAGATGCAGTATTTGTTGAAAGTTAACTTAAGAGCCAAAAGCCATCAATAAATTATCCTTTAAACACGGAGTAAATCCTACCGATAAATCTTTAATGTATATAATCCACTCACTTTCTAGTTCTGGCTATTTCTGATTCTTATATTCACGTGTTCTGATAATGCAGCTTAGAGGCGGGGACAAAAATCATATTATGAACAAAACCTTTGCAACCATCGATGGAAATGAGGCTGTCGCCCGTGTTGCTTACAAATTAAATGAAGTGATTGCCATTTATCCCATCACACCCTCTTCAGCAATGGGTGAATGGGCAGATGCTTGGTCAGCAGAAAGTCGTCCCAACCTCTGGGGTACTATTCCCAGTGTCGTGCAAATGCAGAGCGAGGGAGGAGCCGCCGGTGCTGTGCATGGAGCATTGCAAACAGGTTCCCTGAGTACCACCTTCACGGCATCTCAGGGATTATTGTTGATGATACCCAACTTCTACAAAATTGCTGGTGAACTGACTAGCGCCGTGGTTCACGTTGCAGCCCGTTCTTTGGCTACCCACGCTTTATCAATTTTTGGTGATCATAGCGATGTGATGGCAGCTCGTGCTACTGGTTTTGCTTTGCTGTGTTCCGCTTCTGTGCAGGAAAGTCAAGATTTTGCTCTCATTGCCCATGCTGCTACCTTAGAAGCGCGAGTATCGTTTATGCACTTCTTTGACGGGTTCCGCACTTCCCATGAAGTGCAGAAGGTCAAACTGCTCTCAGATGACGATTTGCGATCGCTCATCCACGATCACCTCATACTCGCCCACCGCAGCCGTGCCCTCACCCCAGATCGTCCAGTCTTGCGGGGGACTGCCCAAAACCCCGATGTCTACTTCCAAGGACGTGAAGGTGCTAACCCTTACTACAACGCTTGTCCAGAAATTGTCCAGCGGATCATGGATGAATTTGGAGAACGCACGGGAAGGTATTACAAAATCTATGAATATTACGGGGCCAACGATGCCTCGCGCGTTATCGTTCTTATGGGTTCAGGCTGTGAAACTGTCCATGAAACAGTAGATTACCTTAACGCCCGTGGTGAAAAACTTGGTGTAGTGAAAGTGCGACTTTACCGCCCCTTTGATGTCCAAAGGTTTGTTGCAGTATTGCCAACTAGTGTAAAAGCGATCGCAGTTCTTGACCGCACCAAAGAAGCAGGTAGCGCCGGGGAACCGTTGTATTTGGATGTTGTAGCTGCTATCCATGAGGCGTGGGGAGCAGGGGGAGAAAATACTCTCTCATTCCCTAAAATTGTGGGTGGTCGTTACGGTCTTTCTTCTAAGGAATTTACTCCGGCGATGGTGCAGGGCATTTTTGACAACCTTGCCCAAGTTAAACCAAAAAATCACTTTACTATTGGGATTAATGATGACGTTAGTCATACTTCTTTGAGCTATGACCCTCATTTCTCTACAGAATCGGATAATGTTGTCAGGGCAATGTTCTATGGGTTGGGTGCAGATGGCACTGTTGGGGCTAACAAAAACTCCATCAAGATTATTGGTGAAGAAACCGACAATTACGCCCAAGGCTACTTCGTCTTTGACTCCAAGAAATCTGGCTCAATGACTGTTTCTCACTTACGCTTTGGTAAAGAACCAATTCGCTCTACCTACCTAATTGACCAAGCCAACTTTATTGGTTGTCATCACTGGGGATTTCTAGAACGCATAGATATTTTGAAGGCTGCTATTCCTGGGGCAACTTTGCTGCTTAACAGTCCCTATGATGCAGATAGCGTTTGGGAAAATCTGCCGTTCAAAGTGCAGCAGCAAATTATCGATAAGCATTTGAAGTTATATACCATCAATGCTAGCGAGGTTGCCCGCGAAAGTGGCATGGGTGGGAGAATTAACACTATTATGCAGGTATGCTTCTTTGCCTTAGCGGGTGTCTTGCCACAGGAAGAAGCGATCGCTAAAATCAAACAAGCGATTGACAAGACTTATGGTAAAAAAGGCGCAGAAGTTGTCCGCATGAACTTGCAAGCTGTAGACAACACCCTAGACAACTTGCATAAAGTAGATATCCCACAGACAATCAACAATCTAAAATCTCAAATCCAAAATCCAAAATTGCTAGACTCCGCTCCCGAATTTGTCCGGGAAGTTCTGGGTAAAATCATGGTCTGGGAAGGTGATGACTTACCTGTTAGCACACTACCTGTTGATGGCACCTTTCCCGTAGGTACTGCCAAGTGGGAAAAACGTAACGTTGCCGAAGAGATACCTGTATGGGAGCCGGATGTCTGCATACAATGTGGTAAGTGCGTCATGGTTTGTCCGCACAGTGCCATCCGTGCAAAGGCTTATCAAGCGGATGAGTTAGTTAATGCACCAGAAACCTTCAAGTCAACTGGTGCAAAAGATAAAGACTTTGCCAATCAAAAATTTACCATTCAAGTTGCTCCAGAAGATTGCACAGGATGCACTATTTGTGTAAATATTTGCCCTGCTAAAGATAAATCTGAGCCATTGCTGAAAGCGATTAATATGGCGCAACAGTTGCCATTACAAGAGCAAGAGCGGAAAAACTGGGATTTCTTCTTGAGTTTACCCAATCCTGACAGGCGATCGCTAAAATTAAACCAGATTCGCCAACAACAACTGCAAGAACCTTTATTTGAATTCTCTGGTGCTTGTGCAGGTTGCGGTGAAACACCTTATTTGAAATTATTAACACAATTGTTTGGCGATCGCGCCGTCATCGCCAATGCTACAGGTTGTTCCTCAATCTATGGTGGTAACCTTCCCACAACTCCTTGGACAACAAACGCCGAAGGACGAGGCCCCGCGTGGTCTAATAATCTATTTGAAGATAACGCCGAATTCGGTTTTGGCTTCCGCCTTTCCCTCGACAAACAAGCTGAGTTTGCGGCGGAATTGTTGCAACAATTGGGGAGTGAAATAGATGAAAACCTTGTCTATTCCATCCTGAAAGCTGAACAAAAATCTGAAGCTGACATTTGGGAGCAGCGGGAAAGAATAGAACTGTTGCAGCAGAGATTAGATGAAATCCTAACTCTCGACCCCAATCGTTCGACTGAGCGTAGCCGAAGTCTAAAATCTAAAATCCAAAATCTCAAATCCCTTGCAAATTACTTGGTGAGAAAAAGCGTCTGGATTGTTGGCGGTGACGGTTGGGCTTATGACATAGACTTTGGCGGTATCGATCATGTAATCGCTAGTGGTCGAAATGTGAACATCTTAGTAATGGATACAGAAGTGTATTCTAATACAGGCGGTCAATCTTCTAAAGCCACGCCACGAGCAGCAGTTGCTAAATATGCCGCTAGTGGCAAGCCTGCACCTAAGAAAGACTTAGGGATGATTGCCATGACTTACGGAAATGTTTACGTAGCGAGTGTAGCGCTTGGTGCTAGAGATGAACATACTCTCAAAGCATTTCTGGAAGCAGAAGCTTATGATGGCCCATCACTGATTATTGCTTACAGTCATTGCATCGCCCACGGCATTAATATGACCACAGGGATGAATCATCAGAAAACTCTGGTAGAATCAGGTCGTTGGTTGCTGTATCGGCATAATCCAGAGTTGCTCAAACAGGGTAAAAATCCTTTGCAATTGGATATGCGATCGCCTAAGCAATCTGTAGAAGATTCCATGTATCAAGAAAATCGCTTCAAAATGCTCACCAAGAGCAAACCCGACGTTGCCAAGCACTTGTTAGAACAAGCGCAAGCTGAGGTTGATGCACGTTGGCAGATGTATCAATATCTCGCAAAGCGCGAGACTCTCTGAACATCTACCTTAGTTTCGGTGACAAACATCGCGATGTTTGTCACAAATGTCATAATTTTCGTTACAAACATTGCAATTTTCCTTACTAAGTACAGCATTTCATTAATTCGTAGCGAATTAAATTTAGTAATACCTTACAATGCCAATGCATCGGCCGCAATCTTAATGCG from Nostoc sp. UHCC 0926 includes these protein-coding regions:
- a CDS encoding glycosyltransferase family 4 protein — translated: MKVLHISTNDISGGAARAAYRLHTGLEDIGLESQMLVQEKYSNDKTVIAPKIRLFQGIAKAKLTIESLPLKLYPQKKKTPFFIQWLPDRVIPKVAQINPDIINLHWISAGFMQIETFPKLKRPLVWTLHDMWGFTGGCHVTGECDRYKVSCGACPQLNSGKEWDFSRWVWQRKVKAWKNLNLTLVSPSHWLAQCAHSSSLFQNLRVEVIPHGLDTQKYRPINQHFAREALNLPQDKKLMLFGAIEATSDRNKGFHLLQPALQELSKSGWKDDLEVAIFGASQPDNPPDLGLKIHYLGHLHDDISLATVYSAADVMLVPSLQESFGQTASESLACGTPVVAFNSTGLKDIVDHQQNGYLAKPYEVEDFAKGITWVLENEQRLHKLSFYAREKAEQEFTLELQARRYLALFQEILITTNKSSFIN
- a CDS encoding glycosyltransferase family protein, whose protein sequence is MLFHGFYIFSTRPLIVSFLGSYPLLGGVVYEKSKITYQPLPKWFRPKHVLEHIPGWCGTPKQMLLRKIKATLHGIEGRTHHLMVNASDEEELRKRFLIRGAHFNQNFYINEYLYQVIEQPKLYDAIYTAQLNQSKRLGLAKNVDKLMVVSYGGDLHKFCPELKHADFNKDFIARTELAKKYNQSSVGLILSAVEGANLASSEYLLCGIPVVSTPSKGGRDEFFTPENSVIVAPESEKVAEAVQTLKQLAPDPKKIREQTLKKMNDWRLAYCTYIANLIEQEGGRKIQPDIMREKYFAAPNGIQSRYIKLEELHKYNWKDFQEFFSL
- a CDS encoding glycosyltransferase family 2 protein, translating into MRQPQLAVIMTCFNRRETTLNCLRALAQQTKSFDVYLTDDGSYDGTSKAVRAFYPQVQILQGNGNLFWVGGMRLAFAEAMQKDYDYYLWLNDDTILESNTLERLLTLHQQLLESVRENSILVGTTQDSITREASYGGAVKSRKWYSNKYEFLGSTQLFQKCDTMFGNCVLIPRAVVKKVGNLDAAFIHSLGDLDYGLRARKNGCSIWVVPGYVGTCGKNSIRNSWVDTKLSVLERLRKVIQVKAFPLKPWTEFCRRHSGFFWIIYWCLPYMRAIIGYKNLAASPTFVEEIPQSSSQP
- a CDS encoding glycosyltransferase family 4 protein → MQQRLGFLAAAPRISTHPDAEMSGPRSRVLGILKGFQTLEWKIETFIVGDKVSKKWSANGSGELISKGFFYTLAVDLMRIGLGVINSWRSYQELKNQVDWVYEYAATLQCLGWIFQRQGIPWILQAEALLFYEAKAERKALILYRLAQWMEIRAYRKCDVLACVSETLKEILIRDFGISSEKIVLIPNGVDIDFINPELHVPKRIFSGFTIGFIGSLYAWAGLDLLIETISELRAEGLDISLVVVGDGAMKSAWEKQSQELGISPYVAFIGRVSWLEVPQYIAGFDVGYSGQVQLQMGKMYLSPMKLYEYMAMAKPVIASAFEDAKRLICDRKTGFLFKPGDKNDLKRTLLEAYHQRETLAEMGQFACIEIVNHHSWAARVQNLVEGAEQILKKQRSHTH
- a CDS encoding WecB/TagA/CpsF family glycosyltransferase, coding for MIRTSSYKLLGVQVDALSIPELNLLIEESIEQNQKLIIANHNLHSLYLFHNDPTMQAFYAKAEYIHIDGMPLLFIGKLLGFPMKREQRVTYADWVWPLMAEAADKGWRVFYLGSKPGVAEQGASILRQRFPGLQISCAHGYIDMDKDSQENLATLAAINAYKPHVLMVGMGMPRQEYWISKNLEHIHTNTILTSGACMDYVAGAIPTPPRWMGKVGLEWSYRLLCEPKRLWRRYLLEPWFVSTLFLREIWSISSKQKRNKKPRKFDAASQRNGIRLNH
- a CDS encoding endo-1,4-beta-xylanase, coding for MPYRRKFLTRAGYTTLSALLTMGFLQKDKQREDQSTNSIAANNLIKNVNSPLRQLAAAKGKRYGTAIDGDFLRKEKDYADLIARECSIATPNGELKWAGTEPEPGKFTFESADAIANFCQKHNMTMHGHTLFWHLSKPDWVPYPPTLKMLERHVTGVMGHYRKSPVLKSWDIANEIIADTPDGTDNRYGLRRGVKPELIRDLFLIAAEVDRNKKFCLNDFGIEGATWKSDHYLKMVEYLKNNGVKLDWAGLQSHLWFSKNYPFDEKGFSSVLKRLKDLEVKPVITELDIIIDTPFPDSIEKLDQMIADSYKRFLELCFAGGVDTVITWGITDRHTWIRYPQWMPQKYKDNPEFQKFLRPLPFDENLKPKLARNAIAQAFQ